A genomic window from Cricetulus griseus strain 17A/GY chromosome 4, alternate assembly CriGri-PICRH-1.0, whole genome shotgun sequence includes:
- the LOC118237677 gene encoding upstream-binding factor 1-like protein 1, with protein MASFDKQNHWSEKDIRKLLECMKNNIPSDDSRSFKKTLEDLDWDKVAFEHFSGEVCKQKWMQISHNLRKSRTLSELVLEASELTKEPQKTKTVKKYPDFPKRPLTAYLRFYKEQRAKYSEMYPKYSNSQLTKILAEKYKQLPKEIKEKYIKDFQKENQEFQEKLTKFRENQSSVDVEHSEKSVVPRNHQTKVPRKSQGDMKHVKSPLKTEIPKTLPPVMKYRGEPKKPPMNGYHKFHQESWSSQELHHLTLRQRRVEISRRWQRISQHMREQYNIQAEALQKQYWVEMDLWLKGLSPEEYGAYKETRANYGKRKNFAMSGGINPKCQPTHLQSTSAKEQQVGSEEMQGLLAPRGDSRKTIQGQDGDSQEIRKNVMEDSSSSSDSSSSSDSSSSSDSSSSSDSSSSSDSSSADEGEDNGHLP; from the coding sequence ATGGCATCATTTGATAAACAAAATCACTGGTCTGAAAAAGACATTCGGAAGTTACTGGAatgtatgaaaaataatataCCCTCAGACGACTCCCGATCATTCAAAAAAACCCTGGAAGATCTAGACTGGGACAAAGTAGCTTTTGAACATTTTTCCGGAGAAGTATGCAAACAGAAGTGGATGCAGATTTCTCATAATTTGAGGAAGTCCCGCACACTGTCAGAATTAGTGCTGGAAGCCTCTGAACTTACTAAAGAACCTCAGAAAACTAAGACAGTAAAGAAATATCCTGACTTCCCAAAAAGACCCCTGACTGCCTATCTGCGCTTTTACAAGGAGCAGCGGGCCAAGTACAGTGAGATGTATCCTAAGTACAGCAACAGTCAGCTGACCAAAATCCTGGCTGAGAAATACAAGCAGCTGCCaaaagaaatcaaggagaaaTATATTAAGGACTTCCAGAAGGAGAACCAAGAGTTTCAGGAAAAACTGACTAAATTCAGGGAAAACCAATCCAGTGTAGACGTAGAACATTCTGAGAAATCTGTGGTGCCCAGGAACCACCAAACCAAAGTCCCTAGGAAATCTCAAGGAGATATGAAACACGTAAAGTCCCCTCTAAAAACAGAAATTCCAAAAACACTTCCCCCAGTGATGAAATATCGGGGAGAACCCAAGAAACCCCCTATGAACGGATATCACAAATTTCACCAAGAATCATGGTCAAGTCAGGAGCTGCACCATCTAACCCTTCGGCAGCGCCGGGTTGAGATTAGCAGACGATGGCAGCGAATCTCACAGCACATGAGAGAGCAGTATAACATTCAGGCTGAAGCGCTACAGAAACAATACTGGGTGGAGATGGACCTCTGGCTCAAGGGATTGTCACCAGAGGAATACGGTGCATACAAAGAGACACGAGCCAACTATGGTAAGAGAAAGAACTTTGCCATGTCTGGAGGCATAAACCCCAAGTGTCAACCAACACATCTGCAGTCGACCTCAGCAAAGGAGCAGCAAGTCGGGTCTGAAGAAATGCAAGGGCTGCTGGCTCCTAGAGGAGATTCCCGAAAGACTATTCAGGGCCAAGATGGTGACTCCCAGGAAATCAGGAAGAATGTGATGGAAGACTCCAGCAGCTCCTCAGACTCAAGCAGCTCCTCAGACTCTAGCAGTTCCTCAGACTCTAGCAGCTCCTCAGACTCTAGCAGTTCTTCAGACTCCAGCAGTGCAGATGAAGGTGAAGATAATGGACATCTTCCTTAG